The Erythrolamprus reginae isolate rEryReg1 chromosome 5, rEryReg1.hap1, whole genome shotgun sequence genome window below encodes:
- the XXYLT1 gene encoding xyloside xylosyltransferase 1, with protein MARRRAVLRAQPCALAAGAMALACALYYAASSGPPPGPSAPSSSSSLDGAAAGKAKAAGEAEAAAEVAVVAVLAKAEGNAALRAKAGAALRSLVRFGKLGPRESLALHLLCDPPSRRPARLLLRRALRPAAFPYKVVFHDLEALGRKLQPTVAALQELFSAGAGSYYGDALFFLSVAMHRLLPQEVSRVIQVDLDVEYRANIRELFQEFDNFPEGAVIGIAQEMQPVYRHIFWQYRQEHPGTKVGEPPPDGLPGFNSGVLLLDLEAMRQSERYNRLLEPAVVQQLASRFHFRGHLGDQDFFTLVGMEHPELFHVLHCTWNRQLCTWWRDHGGYGDVFERYFRCDGHVRLYHGNCNTPIPAE; from the exons ATGGCGCGTCGTCGGGCGGTGCTGCGCGCCCAGCCGTGCGCTCTGGCGGCGGGGGCGATGGCCTTGGCCTGCGCGCTCTACTACGCGGCCTCCTCCGGCCCCCCGCCCGGCCCCTccgccccctcctcttcctcctccctcgaCGGGGCGGCGGCGGGCAAAGCGAAGGCGGCGGGCGAGGCGGAGGCGGCGGCTGAGGTGGCGGTGGTGGCGGTGCTGGCCAAGGCGGAGGGCAACGCGGCGCTGCGGGCCAAGGCGGGGGCGGCGCTGCGCTCCCTGGTGCGTTTCGGGAAGCTGGGCCCGCGGGAGTCGCTGGCGCTGCACCTGCTCTGCGACCCGCCCAGCCGCCGCCCCGCCCGCCTCCTGCTCCGACGCGCCCTCCGCCCCGCCGCCTTCCCCTACAAG GTGGTCTTCCACGACCTGGAGGCGCTGGGCCGGAAGCTGCAGCCCACCGTGGCGGCCCTGCAGGAGCTTTTCAGCGCGGGCGCCGGCAGCTACTACGGGGAcgccctcttcttcctctccgtcGCTATGCATCGCCTGCTGCCCCAAG AGGTTTCACGGGTCATACAGGTGGACCTGGACGTGGAGTACCGGGCCAACATCCGGGAACTCTTTCAGGAATTTGACAACTTCCCGGAAGGAGCCGTTATTGGCATCGCCCAAGAAATGCAGCCGGTCTATCG gcacATCTTCTGGCAGTACCGGCAGGAGCATCCCGGGACCAAGGTGGGGGAGCCGCCTCCGGACGGGCTGCCCGGCTTCAACAGTGGGGTGCTGCTGCTGGACCTGGAGGCCATGCGCCAGTCGGAGCGCTACAACCGCCTGCTGGAGCCGGCGGTGGTGCAGCAGCTGGCCAGCCGGTTCCACTTCAGGGGCCACCTGGGGGACCAGGACTTCTTCACCCTGGTGGGCATGGAGCACCCCGAGCTCTTCCACGTCCTGCACTGCACCTGGAACCGCCAGCTCTGCACCTGGTGGCGCGACCACGGCGGCTACGGCGACGTCTTTGAGCGCTATTTCCGCTGCGATGGCCACGTCCGTCTCTACCACGGGAACTGCAACACGCCCATCCCGGCAGAGTAG
- the PPP1R2 gene encoding protein phosphatase inhibitor 2, whose product MEARGSAGGGRPVKGILKNRSSSGSAGRGLAVSEAVSNASPLPPPAGTPLEAQPSGEEQGKKTQKWDEMNILATYHPAGKDYGLMKIDEPSTPYHSLKEEDAGSDAEDSPVPTADVLAKKLAAAAQGQAPKILATQEDSSDEEEDDEVDLTPEELEKKRQFEMKRKMHYNEAQNIKLARQLIAKEMHGDAVEEEEEEEEEDCEEDEQEDNEDNEMQEEGKTGPESVPAASDPLENVAHSLEEVCSGL is encoded by the exons ATGGAGGCGAGGGGTTCGGCCGGCGGCGGGAGGCCCGTGAAGGGCATCTTGAAGAACCGCTCCAGCAGCGGCAGCGCGGGGCGGGGCCTGGCCGTCTCCGAGGCTGTCTCCAACGCCtcgcctctgccgccgcccgccggGACGCCTCTGGAAGCGCAGCCCAGCGGCGAGGAACAAGG GAAGAAGACGCAGAAGTGGGACGAGATGAACATCCTGGCCACCTACCACCCGGCCGGGAAGGACTACGGCCTCATGAAGATCGACGAGCCCAGCACCCCCTACCacag CCTGAAGGAGGAGGACGCCGGCAGCGACGCTGAGGACAGCCCGGTGCCCACGGCGGACGTCCTGGCCAAAAA gttggcagctgcagcacaagGGCAAGCCCCCAAAATCCTGGCAACGCAGGAAGACAGCAGtgatgaggaggaggatgacGAGGTGGACCTGACTCCAGAAGAATTGG AGAAAAAGAGGCAGTTTGAAATGAAGAGGAAGATGCATTACAACGAAGCGCAGAACATCAAGCTGGCCAGGCAGCTGATCGCGAAGGAGATGCATGGCGACGCtgtcgaggaggaggaggaagaggaggaggaggattgtgaGGAGGATGAGCAAGAGGACAATGAGGACAATGAGATGCAGGAGGAGGGTAAAACAGGCCCAGAATCAG TGCCTGCTGCTAGTGACCCGCTGGAGAACGTTGCCCACAGCCTGGAAGAAGTCTGCTCGGGACTGTAG
- the ACAP2 gene encoding LOW QUALITY PROTEIN: arf-GAP with coiled-coil, ANK repeat and PH domain-containing protein 2 (The sequence of the model RefSeq protein was modified relative to this genomic sequence to represent the inferred CDS: deleted 2 bases in 2 codons), which yields MRVAVDFEECLKDSPRFRAALEDVEGDVSELELKLDKLVKLCIAMIDTGKAFCGANKQFIHGLRDLAHYSSKDDLVEGNLTKFSDSLEEMINYHTILFDQTQRSIKAQLQMFVKEDIRKFKEAKKQFEKVSEEKESALCRNAQAPRNKPHEVEEATNILTATRKCFRHITLDYVLQINVLQSKRRSEILKSMLSFMCAHLAFFHQGYDLFSELGPYMKELGTQLDRLALDAAREKKEMEQRHSTIQQKDFSSDEMRPESSVDAVSGIVMEGDLFKRASNAFKTWNRRWFSIQNNQLVYQKKFRDAPTVVVEDLRLCTVKPSEELERRFCFEVVSPTKSCILQADSEKLRQEWVQAVQTSIASAYREKGEEAEVERKRPPSTGSPESSQESREKSLKGEGSLQRVQAIAGNGGCCDCGQPDPRWASINLGITLCIECSGIHRSLGVHFSKVRSLTLDSWEPELLKLMCELGNGVINRVYEANREKMGARKPHPGSPRQEKEQYIRAKYVDRRFVGRPALTPSQGGEEPPGSPQESAAPLEASPSSDQAPQESQEGGREGFGPAGLLHQPGGESQAASAPTASPDGRLRATGLQLYQAAYQKSLPRMAEALAQGADVNWGQREKDGFTPLVQAVRGGSLVTCEFLLQNGANVNLRDTRGRGPLHHATILGHTGQVCLFLKRGADQHARDEDGKEPLDVAIEAANADIVTLLRLARMNEEMRESEGFYGQPGDETYQDIFRDFSQMASHHPEKLKRFQPRDTPGGE from the exons ATGCGGGTGGCGGTGGACTTCGAGGAATGCCTGAAGGACTCGCCCCGCTTCCG ggctGCCCTGGAAGATGTGGAGGGAGACGTGTCGGAGCTGGAGCTGAAGCTGGACAAG CTGGTGAAGCTCTGCATCGCCATGATTGACACTGGGAAGGCCTTTTGC GGGGCCAACAAGCAGTTCATCCATGGCCTGCGGGATCTGGCCCACTACTCCAGCAAGGACGACCTGGTGGAG GGAAACTTGACCAAGTTCTCCGACAGCCTGGAGGAGATGATCAATTACCACACG atcCTGTTTGACCAGACCCAGCGGTCCATTAAAGCCCAACTCCAAATGTTTGTGAAAGA ggacaTCCGGAAGTTCAAGGAGGCCAAGAAGCAGTTTGAGAAGGTGAGCGAGGAGAAGGAGAGCGCCCTCTGCAGGAACGCC CAGGCCCCACGCAACAAGCCCCACGAGGTCGAGGAGGCCACCAACATCCTCACTGCCACCCGCAAGTGCTTCCGCCACATCACCCTGGACTACGTGCTGCAG ATCAACGTCCTGCAGTCCAAGAGGAGGTCCGAGATCCTGAAGTCG ATGCTGTCCTTCATGTGCGCCCACCTGGCCTTCTTCCACCAAGGCTACGACCTCTTCAGTGAACTGGGGCCCTACATGAAGGAGCTGGGCACTCAG CTGGACCGCCTGGCTCTGGACGCAGCCCGAGAGAAGAAGGAGATGGAGCAGAGACACTCCACCATTCAGCAGAAg GACTTCTCCAGCGACGAGATGAGGCCGGAGTCCAGCGTGGATGCGGTGAGTGGCATCGTCATGGAGGGCGACCTCTTCAAGAGGGCCAGCAACGCTTTCAAGACCTGGAACAG GCGCTGGTTCTCCATCCAGAACAACCAGCTGGTCTACCAGAAGAAGTTCAGG GATGCGCCCACGGTGGTGGTGGAGGACCTGCGGCTCTGCACCGTGAAGCCCAGCGAGGAGCTGGAGAGGCGTTTCTGCTTCGAGGTGGTCTCCCCGACCAA GAGCTGCATCCTGCAGGCCGACTCGGAGAAGCTGCGTCAAGAGTGGGTCCAGGCTGTGCAGACCAGCATCGCCAGCGCCTAccgggagaagggggaggaggccGAG GTGGAGAGGAAGCGCCCCCCCTCCACGGGGAGCCCCGAGTCAAGCCAGGAGTCCCGGGAGAAGTCGCTGAAGGGGGAGGGCTCGCTGCAGAGGGTCCAGGCCATTGCCGGCAACGGGGGGTGCTGCGACTGTGGCCAGCCGGACCCCCGCTGGGCCAGCATCAACCTGGGCATCACGCTCTGCATCGAGTGCTCAGGCATCCACAG GAGCCTGGGCGTCCATTTTTCCAAGGTCCGGTCCTTGACGCTGGATTCGTGGGAGCCGGAACTTTTGAAG CTGATGTGTGAATTGGGGAACGGAGTCATCAACCGAGTGTATGAAGCCAACAGAGAGAAAATGGGGGCCAGGAAGCCCCACCCTGGGAGCCCCAG GCAGGAGAAGGAGCAATACATCAGGGCCAAGTATGTGGACCGGCGCTTTGTGGGAAGGCCAGCCCTGACCCCCAGCCAAGGGGGGGAGGAGCCgccaggcagcccccaggagAGCGCGGCCCCTTTGGAAG CTTCCCCAAGCAGTGACCAGGCCCCCCAGGAGAGCCAGGAGGGGGGCAGGGAGGGCTTCGGCCCAGCCGGCCTCTTGCACCAACCAG gGGGAGAAAGCCAGGCGGCCTCTGCCCCCACCGCTTCCCCGGACGGACGGCTGAGGGCCACAGGGCTGCAGCTCTACCAGGCGGCCTACCAGAAGAGCCTCCCCCGCATGGCCGAAGCCCTGGCCCAGGGGGCGGACGTCAACTGGGGCCAGCGGGAGAAGGACGGCTTCACTCCGCTCGTCCAGGCGGTCCGTGGG ggtTCCCTGGTCACCTGCGAGTTCCTCCTCCAGAACGGGGCCAACGTGAACCTGAGGGACACCCGGGGCCGAGGGCCACTACACCATGCCACCATTCTGGGCCACACCGG GCAGGTGTGCCTCTTCTTGAAGAGGGGGGCTGACCAGCACGCCAGGGATGAGGACGGGAAGGAGCCCCTGGACGTGGCCATAGAGGCCGCCAACGCAGACATCGTCACCCT GCTGCGCTTGGCCAGGATGAACGAGGAGATGCGGGAGTCGGAGGGCTTCTACGGCCAGCCAG GGGATGAAACCTACCAGGACATTTTCCGGGACTTCTCGCAAATGGCCTCCCACCACCCAGAGAAGCTCAAGCGCTTCCAGCCACGGGACACCCCGGGGGGGGAATGA